The DNA window TTGCATCAAGTCCAGGTTCGCCAGGGTGAGGACCTGCGTCACCTGCATCCCCACGAGCAGGCCCGAGGTGATGACCCCGGTGCTCGTGATGACGCGCTGGCCGTTGACGATGACCGGCGTCATGGCCGTGTAGTGCCAGGTGCTGGTGGCGCCGTTGTTCCACACGAAGGTCTGCTCGCCCTCCCCCATGGTGAACAGGCCCGAGCAGGAGAGCGTGGCCGTCCCAGCGAACGACGTCGTGAACGAGCTGACCCCCACGGGCAGCCCCACCCCCGTGCACAGGCCCGACAGCTCCGCGCCCGAGACGTTCGTCGGAGTCGGGGTGTTGGTGATGCCCGGCGAATAGGACACCTGGGACGTCCCCAGCGGACAGGTGATGAGGCCCAGCGCCGACGCGGAGCCCGGCATCATCGACCCACCCCACACAGCCATGCTCAGGCACGTGAGGACGGCTCGACGGCTCAGCGGACGATTCGAGGGGATGGACATGCGTGTCTTCTCCATAGCGATGTCGCTTCACTCCGACTTCGGCGGCGTGGCGCGCAGCTCCGCGCGGCGAATCTTCCCGCTCACCGTCTTGGGAAGCTCCGTGACGAACTCCACTTCGCGCGGGTACTTGTACGGCGCCGTCGTGCGCTTCACGTGCTCCTGAAGCTCCTTCGCCAGCTCCTGCGAGGGCTTGAAGCCCGGCGCCAGCACCACGAACGCCTTCACCCGCTGGCCAATCTTCTCGTCCGGCACACCAATCACCGCGGACTCAGCCACGGCCTCGTGCTCCAGCAGCGCGGACTCCACCTCGAACGGCCCCACCCGGTAGCCCGATGTCTTGATGACGTCATCCGCCCGGCCCACGAACCAGAAGTAGCCCTCCGCGTCGCGCACCGCCCTGTCTCCGGTGACGTACCAATCCCCTCGGCGACAGGCCGCGTTGGCGGCGGCATCCCCCAGGTACTCCTGGAACAACCCCACCGGCCGCTCTGGCGCGACGCGCACCGCGATGTCTCCCTCCTGCCCGTCCTTCACCTCCTGCCCCGCGTCATCGATGACACTCACGACGAACCCCGGAGATGGCTTCCCCATCGAGCCCATGCGCGGCTCCACCGCCGGGAACATCCCCACCAGCACCACCGTCTCCGTCTGCCCGTACCCCTCGCGGATGTGCAGCCCCGTGGCCGCCTTCCACGTCTCGATGACCTCGGGATTGAGGGGCTCACCCGCGCTCACCGTGTGCCGCAGTGACGTCAGGTCGAAGGACTTCAAGTCCTGCAACACCATCGCTCGCCACGCCGTGGGCGGAGCACAGAACGTGGTGACCTGCTGGGACGCGAGCACCTTCAGGAACTTCG is part of the Myxococcus landrumus genome and encodes:
- a CDS encoding acyl-CoA synthetase, encoding MTAPSPRNMRDYEATHRDFRWERPEHFNFSIDVVDRHARERPESLALLWSDESGRAQRFTWQGVRQRSVHAAQFLAGLGLKKGDRVFIMMPRIPEWWFLVLGCIRAGIVFMPGTPMLTVKDIRYRLVAADANAVIADVSCLDHFEGLAGTGRVETWVAVGDGAPAPWVRYQSGTMGTAAHGETFAPTRAEDPLLIYFTSGTTGMPKMVLHTHASYGLGHVITGKYWLDLTPEDRHLTLSDTGWAKCAWGKLFGPWSQGACNVVYDFRGRFDAPKFLKVLASQQVTTFCAPPTAWRAMVLQDLKSFDLTSLRHTVSAGEPLNPEVIETWKAATGLHIREGYGQTETVVLVGMFPAVEPRMGSMGKPSPGFVVSVIDDAGQEVKDGQEGDIAVRVAPERPVGLFQEYLGDAAANAACRRGDWYVTGDRAVRDAEGYFWFVGRADDVIKTSGYRVGPFEVESALLEHEAVAESAVIGVPDEKIGQRVKAFVVLAPGFKPSQELAKELQEHVKRTTAPYKYPREVEFVTELPKTVSGKIRRAELRATPPKSE